One window from the genome of Cuculus canorus isolate bCucCan1 chromosome 12, bCucCan1.pri, whole genome shotgun sequence encodes:
- the LOC128853332 gene encoding uncharacterized protein LOC128853332, whose amino-acid sequence MQDDFKHGPFEITPEQEPSRGSYWIPPSPRQQLMPHAGITTEQRLQRQELIFTILSKPRCINPGSLLHLHISTRALGFKTLHPCALLEGTFKGLLLHLHLRTRALAFKALHLCALLEVWGDVAERSKRSPASHTDTAPLAPQPWASKPCTYVLFLKGHLGVSSNCTVLAFSSSSPQLWMFGLRVRMLFIVKTENSHQVLNWA is encoded by the exons ATGCAGGATGATTTTAAACACGGCCCGTTTGAAATCACTCCAGAACAAGAACCATCACGAGGAAGTTATTGGATACCACCATCACCCAGGCAGCAACTTATGCCACATGCAGGCATCACGACGGAACAAAGATTACAACGTCAGGAGCTGATTTTTACCATCCTGTCCAAGCCTCGTTGCATTAATCCAG GATCACTGCTTCACTTGCACATCAGTACCAGAGCCCTGGGCTTCAAAACCTTGCACCCATGTGCTCTTCTTGAAGGCACATTTAAGG GACTGCTGCTTCACTTGCACCTCAGAACCAGAGCCCTGGCCTTCAAAGCCTTGCACCTATGTGCTCTTCTTGAAGTGTGGGGAGATGTTGCTGAGCGCAGCAAGAGGAGTCCTGCCTCTCACACTGACACTGCTCCGTTGGCACCGCAGCCCTGGGCTTCAAAACCTTGCACGTATGTCCTCTTCTTGAAGGGACATTTAGGGGTAAGCTCCAACTGCACAGTTTTGGCTTTCAGTTCAAGCTCCCCTCAGCTGTGGATGTTTGGCTTGAGGGTTCGGATGTTGTTCattgtaaaaacagaaaattcacaTCAAGTTCTGAATTGGGCATAA